A genomic segment from Phragmites australis chromosome 6, lpPhrAust1.1, whole genome shotgun sequence encodes:
- the LOC133922799 gene encoding pentatricopeptide repeat-containing protein At1g02060, chloroplastic-like: protein MKVFDQMAKLHVRRDSAKYSMVIRALCESGEFGQAEELVDELLEKELLKKRDGCVPLVAAYNPVFMYFCEKGEAKKARMLFGQLLDQRSKVDVPAFKTLILGHCKEEDFEEGYQLVLSMLKKDLVPE, encoded by the coding sequence ATGAAGGTGTTTGATCAAATGGCAAAGCTCCATGTGAGACGGGACTCTGCAAAATATAGCATGGTGATCCGGGCATTGTGTGAGAGTGGCGAGTTTGGTCAAGCTGAGGAGCTTGTGGATGAGCTCTTGGAGAAGGAGCTTCTCAAGAAAAGAGATGGTTGTGTACCGCTTGTGGCGGCATACAACCCAGTTTTTATGTACTTTTGCGAGAAGGGGGAGGCAAAGAAGGCCAGGATGCTGTTTGGGCAGCTGTTGGATCAGAGGAGCAAAGTCGATGTCCCAGCATTCAAGACATTGATCCTAGGACATTGCAAGGAGGAAGATTTCGAAGAAGGGTACCAACTGGTGCTCTCAATGTTGAAGAAGGATCTTGTGCCTGAGTGA
- the LOC133922793 gene encoding UTP:RNA uridylyltransferase 1-like isoform X1: MDGDAHAGEGKPLADGFLRFLLPAPKPRPAAPSAPARLVPPHRLIAPPLPTPRLRPEERLLIVPPTRPDWLPLPSPRSPPSAPSPGTAAKPRPFPPRSEPWTRDAGRFVGNGNCATGRSSAAFLANGRRTGFQRPKAAAPQKEKKAWVAVEKKDEDAGDKVRAVVSEGYSSRDEGGVDVEEQLELESEPERGGHRRLLDREDNVKNSLAMAGNQECPDKGGGERPSEHLMSQSNQAPRFQSRMRRWQVECRHDIDNFTPGLLALYESLKPSEEHKSKQKQLVDSLAKSVSKEWPNAQLHLYGSCANSFGTSHSDVDVCLEMEIGTASTAEVLLTLAEILRNDNFENVEAITSARVPIARMSDPGSGFSCDICINNFFAVANTKLLKDYAQIDQRLLQLAFLVKHWAKLRGVNETYRGTLSSYAYVLMCINFLQLREPKILPCLQVNQPIICIQPISVLNLISFLFDGGVLCSIRPGFPPFGTPFICMLLFGWLAHHSTMAMEPTYTLNVDGTKCTYFDEVHQLHDFGAENKESIAQLLWAFFRYWAFHHDYRNDVISVRLGKTISKQEKNWTTRIGNDRHLMCIEDPFETGHDLGRVVDRQTIRILREEFKRAAAVLQYDDDPCVTLFEPYDYEL; encoded by the exons ATGGATGGCGACGCCCATGCAGGCGAAGGCAAGCCCCTCGCGGACGGCTTCCTCCGCTTCCTCCTCCCGGCCCCCAAGCCCCGCCCCGCCGCGCCCTCCGCTCCCGCGCGCCTCGTGCCGCCGCACCGCCTCATCGCGCCCCCGCTCCCGACCCCGCGCCTGCGACCAGAAGAACGCCTCCTCATAGTCCCGCCCACGCGGCCCGACTGGCTCCCACTGCCCTCTCCGCGCTCTCCGCCTTCTGCCCCTTCACCGGGCACGGCGGCGAAGCCGCGGCCTTTCCCGCCGCGGAGCGAGCCATGGACGCGCGATGCGGGTCGCTTCGTTGGGAATGGAAACTGCGCGACGGGGAGGAGCTCCGCGGCGTTCCTCGCGAATGGACGCCGCACTGGTTTTCAGAGGCCTAAGGCGGCGGCGCctcagaaggagaagaaggcgtGGGTCGCCGTGGAGAAGAAAGACGAGGATGCCGGCGACAAGGTTCGAGCGGTGGTGAGCGAAGGATATTCGAGTAGGGATGAGGGGGGTGTTGATGTCGAGGAACAACTCGAACTGGAGAGCGAGCCGGAGCGCGGTGGTCATCGCCGGCTTCTCGATCGGGAAGACAACGTGAAGAATTCTCTTGCCATGGCTGGTAATCAGGAGTGTCCTGACaaaggcggcggcgagcggccaAGCGAG CACCTCATGTCTCAGTCGAATCAAGCACCGCGCTTTCAGAGTAGAATGCGcagatggcaggtggaatgccGCCACGACATTGATAACTTCACTCCTGGCTTGCTCGCGCTCTACGAGTCCCTGAAGCCATCAGAGGAGCACAAGTCCAAGCAGAAGCAGCTTGTGGACTCCCTGGCTAAGTCTGTCAGCAAAGAGTGGCCCAATGCTCAGCTTCATCTCTATGGATCATGCGCCAATTCGTTTGGAACATCTCACAGTGATGTTGATGTTTGTCTTGAAATGGAGATTGGCACCGCAAGCACGGCTGAGGTTCTTTTGACATTAGCAGAGATATTGCGGAACGACAATTTCGAGAATGTGGAG GCAATTACCAGTGCTAGAGTTCCGATCGCAAGGATGTCTGATCCAGGGAGTGGCTTTTCTTGTGACATATGCATCAATAATTTCTTTGCTGTTGCTAACACAAAGCTTCTCAAGGATTATGCCCAGATAGATCAGAGGTTGCTTCAGCTGGCCTTTCTTGTAAAACATTGGGCCAAACTGAGGGGTGTGAATGAAACATACCGTGGAACCCTCTCTAGCTATGC GTATGTTCTTATGTGTATTAACTTCTTGCAGCTACGAGAGCCGAAGATTCTACCATGTCTGCAG GTAAACCAACCAATTATTTGCATTCAACCCATTTCAGTTTTAAACcttatttcttttctatttgaTGGTGGAGTGCTATGCTCAATTCGCCCTGGATTTCCACCATTTGGCACTCCCTTCATATGCATGCTTCTTTTTGGATGGCTCGCTCATCATTCAACTATG GCCATGGAACCAACATATACCCTGAATGTTGATGGCACAAAGTGCACATATTTCGATGAAGTTCATCAACTCCACGATTTTGGTGCTGAAAACAAGGAGAGCATCGCGCAACTGCTCTGGGCGTTCTTCCGCTACTGGGCATTCCATCACGATTACAGGAACGACGTCATCTCCGTCCGCTTGGGGAAGACGATCAG CAAGCAGGAGAAGAACTGGACGACCCGCATTGGAAACGACCGCCATCTAATGTGCATCGAGGATCCATTCGAGACCGGCCATGATTTAGGCCGTGTGGTTGACAGGCAGACGATCAGGATTCTCAGGGAGGAGTTTAAGCGAGCTGCTGCCGTGCTGCAATATGACGACGACCCCTGCGTTACTCTTTTCGAACCCTATGATTACGAACTTTGA
- the LOC133922797 gene encoding histone deacetylase complex subunit SAP18-like, with protein sequence MAGMGDMPMRPARPGPPMQHRGPPPMARLRPEPIDREKTCPLLLRVFTKVGGHHQNEEFAVRGKEPKDEVQIYTWKDATLRELTDLVKEVALAARKRNARLSFAFVYPDKNGRFVVRQVGSTFSYGHGRGDDAKTLAELGFQIGDYLSVAIL encoded by the exons ATGGCCGGCATGGGCGATATGCCGATGAGGCCGGCGCGGCCGGGCCCGCCTATGCAGCACCGAGGGCCGCCTCCGATGGCGCGCCTCCGCCCCGAACCCATCGACCGTGAGAAG ACCTGTCCTCTCCTGCTTCGGGTTTTCACAAAG GTTGGTGGCCATCACCAAAACGAAGAGTTTGCTGTGAGAGGGAAGGAACCAAAAGATGAGGTTCAGATTTACACGTGGAAGGATGCCACACTCCGCGAGCTCACTGATCTC gtgaaaGAGGTTGCTCTTGCAGCAAGGAAAAGAAATGCGAGGCTGTCTTTTGCTTTCGTATACCCCGATAAGAATGGTCGTTTTGTTGTCAGACAG GTGGGTTCGACCTTCTCCTACGGTCATGGAAGAGGGGATGATGCCAAAACTCTTGCAGAACTGGGCTTCCAG ATTGGTGATTACTTGAGTGTCGCAATCCTGTGA
- the LOC133922793 gene encoding UTP:RNA uridylyltransferase 1-like isoform X2 — translation MDGDAHAGEGKPLADGFLRFLLPAPKPRPAAPSAPARLVPPHRLIAPPLPTPRLRPEERLLIVPPTRPDWLPLPSPRSPPSAPSPGTAAKPRPFPPRSEPWTRDAGRFVGNGNCATGRSSAAFLANGRRTGFQRPKAAAPQKEKKAWVAVEKKDEDAGDKVRAVVSEGYSSRDEGGVDVEEQLELESEPERGGHRRLLDREDNVKNSLAMAGNQECPDKGGGERPSEHLMSQSNQAPRFQSRMRRWQVECRHDIDNFTPGLLALYESLKPSEEHKSKQKQLVDSLAKSVSKEWPNAQLHLYGSCANSFGTSHSDVDVCLEMEIGTASTAEVLLTLAEILRNDNFENVEAITSARVPIARMSDPGSGFSCDICINNFFAVANTKLLKDYAQIDQRLLQLAFLVKHWAKLRGVNETYRGTLSSYAYVLMCINFLQLREPKILPCLQAMEPTYTLNVDGTKCTYFDEVHQLHDFGAENKESIAQLLWAFFRYWAFHHDYRNDVISVRLGKTISKQEKNWTTRIGNDRHLMCIEDPFETGHDLGRVVDRQTIRILREEFKRAAAVLQYDDDPCVTLFEPYDYEL, via the exons ATGGATGGCGACGCCCATGCAGGCGAAGGCAAGCCCCTCGCGGACGGCTTCCTCCGCTTCCTCCTCCCGGCCCCCAAGCCCCGCCCCGCCGCGCCCTCCGCTCCCGCGCGCCTCGTGCCGCCGCACCGCCTCATCGCGCCCCCGCTCCCGACCCCGCGCCTGCGACCAGAAGAACGCCTCCTCATAGTCCCGCCCACGCGGCCCGACTGGCTCCCACTGCCCTCTCCGCGCTCTCCGCCTTCTGCCCCTTCACCGGGCACGGCGGCGAAGCCGCGGCCTTTCCCGCCGCGGAGCGAGCCATGGACGCGCGATGCGGGTCGCTTCGTTGGGAATGGAAACTGCGCGACGGGGAGGAGCTCCGCGGCGTTCCTCGCGAATGGACGCCGCACTGGTTTTCAGAGGCCTAAGGCGGCGGCGCctcagaaggagaagaaggcgtGGGTCGCCGTGGAGAAGAAAGACGAGGATGCCGGCGACAAGGTTCGAGCGGTGGTGAGCGAAGGATATTCGAGTAGGGATGAGGGGGGTGTTGATGTCGAGGAACAACTCGAACTGGAGAGCGAGCCGGAGCGCGGTGGTCATCGCCGGCTTCTCGATCGGGAAGACAACGTGAAGAATTCTCTTGCCATGGCTGGTAATCAGGAGTGTCCTGACaaaggcggcggcgagcggccaAGCGAG CACCTCATGTCTCAGTCGAATCAAGCACCGCGCTTTCAGAGTAGAATGCGcagatggcaggtggaatgccGCCACGACATTGATAACTTCACTCCTGGCTTGCTCGCGCTCTACGAGTCCCTGAAGCCATCAGAGGAGCACAAGTCCAAGCAGAAGCAGCTTGTGGACTCCCTGGCTAAGTCTGTCAGCAAAGAGTGGCCCAATGCTCAGCTTCATCTCTATGGATCATGCGCCAATTCGTTTGGAACATCTCACAGTGATGTTGATGTTTGTCTTGAAATGGAGATTGGCACCGCAAGCACGGCTGAGGTTCTTTTGACATTAGCAGAGATATTGCGGAACGACAATTTCGAGAATGTGGAG GCAATTACCAGTGCTAGAGTTCCGATCGCAAGGATGTCTGATCCAGGGAGTGGCTTTTCTTGTGACATATGCATCAATAATTTCTTTGCTGTTGCTAACACAAAGCTTCTCAAGGATTATGCCCAGATAGATCAGAGGTTGCTTCAGCTGGCCTTTCTTGTAAAACATTGGGCCAAACTGAGGGGTGTGAATGAAACATACCGTGGAACCCTCTCTAGCTATGC GTATGTTCTTATGTGTATTAACTTCTTGCAGCTACGAGAGCCGAAGATTCTACCATGTCTGCAG GCCATGGAACCAACATATACCCTGAATGTTGATGGCACAAAGTGCACATATTTCGATGAAGTTCATCAACTCCACGATTTTGGTGCTGAAAACAAGGAGAGCATCGCGCAACTGCTCTGGGCGTTCTTCCGCTACTGGGCATTCCATCACGATTACAGGAACGACGTCATCTCCGTCCGCTTGGGGAAGACGATCAG CAAGCAGGAGAAGAACTGGACGACCCGCATTGGAAACGACCGCCATCTAATGTGCATCGAGGATCCATTCGAGACCGGCCATGATTTAGGCCGTGTGGTTGACAGGCAGACGATCAGGATTCTCAGGGAGGAGTTTAAGCGAGCTGCTGCCGTGCTGCAATATGACGACGACCCCTGCGTTACTCTTTTCGAACCCTATGATTACGAACTTTGA
- the LOC133922800 gene encoding pentatricopeptide repeat-containing protein At3g22470, mitochondrial-like yields MRANEDGRKCDGFPYVITYTTMIKAYCAKRLADEALAVFKMMAADGVAPNRITYNTMVQGFCEAGRMELVKEVFEMDSLSQTCAHSTR; encoded by the coding sequence ATGCGCGCGAACGAAGACGGCAGGAAATGCGACGgctttccttatgttatcaccTACACGACCATGATCAAGGCGTACTGTGCAAAGAGACTCGCCGACGAGGCGCTCGCGGTCTTCAAGATGATGGCTGCAGATGGTGTGGCGCCGAATAGGATCACCTACAACACAATGGTGCAGGGCTTCTGCGAGGCCGGAAGGATGGAGCTGGTGAAGGAGGTGTTCGAGATGGACTCTTTAAGCCAGACATGTGCACATTCAACACGCTGA